GGTGGTCGTTCTCGCGATCAGCTGCACGATCGTCTCGTAGTCGCGAAGCGGTTCGCCCCGCCAGTTCGTGGAGATGAAGGAGAAGAGCCGGTGCTCCACCTTGTTCCACTTGCTCGTGCCTGGCGGGAAGTGGCAGACGCGAACGGTCAGATCGGCCTCGTCGGCGAATGCCTGGAGCTTCAGCTTCCACAGGCGGAGCCGATAGCCGTTGCTGCCGCCGGCGTCGGCCGTGATCAGGAGGCTCCGGGCCCGGGGGTAGAGGCGACGGCCCTCGGCCCGCCACCAACCCCGGATCGAAGCCGCTGCGAACGCCCCCGTGTCGTGATCCGTACCCACGGTCACGAAGCCGGTGTTGCGGGCCAGGTCGTAGATCCCGTACGGGAAGGCCCGCGGCACCTCCGGCGTGGGGAAGTCGTGCACCTGGACCCGTGGCGGTGTCGTGGCGGGCCGCCACGCCCGGCCCGCGTTCTCGTAGTTGCCCACGAGCTCCTTCTTCTTCGTATCCACCGAGATCACCGGCCGGCGCGCCGCCAGCGCCTTGTACACCGCCTCGTTGATGAACCGGAACTGCGCGTCGCGATCTGGGTGCTGCTTCCCTTCTACGGTCTTGCGGGTTCCCTGCAGGCTGTAGTCCATCGACCGCAACAACTGGGCGATCGTCTCATGGCTGACCGGGTGACCCCCCCGCGTCAGCTCCTCGGCCAGGACCCGCGTGCTCTTACTCGTCCATCGCAAGGGCGACTCCGGATCTCCTCGGCT
The window above is part of the Candidatus Eisenbacteria bacterium genome. Proteins encoded here:
- a CDS encoding ISAzo13 family transposase, which translates into the protein MGDVDALREKVAALWPHLDERARRLFAAGEARALGRGGVSLLSRVCGLSRVTITKGLHELDEAPLPAGRVRRPGAGRPRIEETDPKLAERLDALVEPLSRGDPESPLRWTSKSTRVLAEELTRGGHPVSHETIAQLLRSMDYSLQGTRKTVEGKQHPDRDAQFRFINEAVYKALAARRPVISVDTKKKELVGNYENAGRAWRPATTPPRVQVHDFPTPEVPRAFPYGIYDLARNTGFVTVGTDHDTGAFAAASIRGWWRAEGRRLYPRARSLLITADAGGSNGYRLRLWKLKLQAFADEADLTVRVCHFPPGTSKWNKVEHRLFSFISTNWRGEPLRDYETIVQLIARTTTAKGLTVTCRLDRRRFPVGRKVSDAEFATVRLVPNRFHGEWNYAIRPHRTS